From Humisphaera borealis, the proteins below share one genomic window:
- a CDS encoding AAA family ATPase, protein MSQPETDLYESERQAVEQLRAARGRIGEELSKAVVGQHDVTELLLYSLFAGGHCLITGAPGLAKTLLVRSLAQMFHLKFQRIQFTPDLMPADITGTEILEDSGDGRRRMQFVKGPVFANVLLADEINRTPPKTQAALLEAMQEHQVTAAGVRYPLEEPFFVLATQNPIEQEGTYPLPEAQLDRFMFNVIIDYLPENDEVEVVRRTTGGKPKPIEPLFTGEDVLRFHEIVRKVPVAEDVVRYAVRLAAASRPGQAETPDFVKQWVSWGAGLRAAQFMVLGAKARALFQGRAHVSNDDIKALAHATLRHRILVNYRAEAEGVTVESVINRLLEAVKPPGK, encoded by the coding sequence GTGAGCCAACCAGAGACCGACCTTTACGAATCCGAACGCCAGGCTGTCGAGCAACTCCGCGCGGCGCGGGGGCGCATCGGCGAGGAACTGTCCAAAGCCGTCGTCGGGCAGCACGATGTCACCGAACTGCTGCTGTACAGCCTGTTCGCCGGCGGCCATTGCCTGATCACCGGCGCGCCGGGACTTGCCAAGACACTGCTCGTGCGCTCGCTGGCGCAGATGTTCCACCTCAAGTTCCAGCGCATCCAGTTCACACCCGACCTGATGCCCGCCGATATCACCGGCACCGAAATCCTGGAAGATTCCGGCGACGGCCGTCGGCGGATGCAGTTCGTCAAAGGGCCCGTCTTCGCCAACGTGCTGCTGGCCGACGAAATCAACCGCACGCCCCCAAAGACACAAGCGGCACTGCTCGAAGCGATGCAGGAACACCAGGTCACCGCGGCCGGCGTTCGTTACCCGCTTGAAGAGCCGTTCTTCGTGCTCGCCACGCAGAACCCAATCGAACAGGAAGGCACCTACCCCCTGCCCGAAGCGCAGCTCGACCGGTTCATGTTCAACGTGATCATCGACTACCTGCCCGAGAATGACGAGGTGGAAGTCGTCAGGCGAACCACCGGCGGCAAACCCAAGCCCATCGAGCCGCTCTTTACCGGCGAAGACGTTCTGAGGTTTCATGAGATCGTGCGAAAAGTGCCTGTCGCCGAAGATGTGGTGCGTTACGCCGTCCGCCTGGCCGCCGCGAGCCGACCGGGTCAGGCGGAAACGCCGGACTTCGTGAAGCAATGGGTGAGCTGGGGTGCCGGTCTTCGGGCGGCCCAGTTCATGGTGCTGGGCGCGAAAGCAAGGGCATTGTTCCAGGGTCGCGCGCACGTCTCGAATGACGATATCAAGGCACTGGCCCACGCCACGCTCCGGCATCGCATCCTGGTGAATTACCGGGCCGAGGCCGAAGGCGTCACGGTGGAGAGCGTCATCAATCGCCTGTTGGAAGCAGTAAAGCCGCCTGGAAAGTAG
- a CDS encoding DUF4159 domain-containing protein, producing the protein MTIRPAVRIFVPLLVVALLATLVVAQRSRRSRVAEGAGIQDLTDRAGIPVWDVDPNFKSDVFTFIRLRYKSWGRYGGGWETDMPDSDMNFSFRLQQLTSLKVDPVPKNLELTDPELFDYPFIYMIEPGGLEFSEEEVVKLRHYLLNGGFLMVDDFWGEAEWENFYREIKRVFPDREPQELPLEHPLFHAVFNLKEKPQVPSIGFAQRYRGTDITWERPDAKEVHYKGIFDDKGRMMAIICHNTDLGDGWEREGEDEYYFREFSEKKAYPMGINIVFYAMTH; encoded by the coding sequence ATGACCATCCGACCCGCGGTCCGAATCTTTGTCCCGCTACTTGTTGTAGCCTTGCTGGCGACGCTCGTCGTCGCCCAGCGTTCCCGCCGGTCGCGTGTTGCCGAGGGGGCCGGCATCCAGGATCTCACCGACCGAGCGGGCATTCCCGTTTGGGATGTCGACCCAAACTTCAAGTCCGACGTGTTTACGTTCATCCGTCTGCGGTACAAGTCCTGGGGTCGCTACGGCGGCGGCTGGGAGACGGACATGCCGGACAGCGACATGAACTTCTCCTTCCGGCTTCAACAGCTCACGTCGCTCAAGGTCGATCCCGTTCCCAAGAACCTTGAACTGACCGACCCCGAACTGTTCGACTACCCATTCATCTACATGATCGAACCCGGCGGGTTGGAGTTCTCCGAGGAGGAAGTCGTTAAGCTCCGGCATTACCTGCTCAATGGCGGCTTCCTGATGGTGGACGACTTCTGGGGCGAGGCCGAGTGGGAGAACTTCTATCGCGAGATCAAGCGTGTGTTCCCCGACCGCGAGCCACAGGAATTGCCACTGGAACACCCGCTCTTCCACGCCGTTTTCAACCTAAAAGAAAAGCCGCAGGTCCCCTCGATCGGTTTTGCGCAGCGGTATCGGGGCACAGACATCACCTGGGAACGTCCCGACGCCAAGGAAGTGCACTACAAAGGCATCTTCGACGACAAGGGACGGATGATGGCGATCATCTGCCATAACACCGACCTCGGCGACGGGTGGGAACGCGAAGGCGAGGACGAGTATTACTTCCGCGAGTTTTCTGAAAAGAAGGCGTACCCGATGGGAATCAACATCGTGTTCTACGCGATGACGCACTGA
- a CDS encoding peptidase MA family metallohydrolase, which yields MLAVLATLVATGECASAESLAEARKLYETGDYAACQDAAAKGVESNRWFEEWWLLKIRTELTTGKYADALKTFEAAHQIHTFSLPLKWIGVEVLRRSGRADEATGLLQSIRELAEAAPRRLEEVSSRVAAGRAMLATGADARVVLETYYDRAKKDDPTSAEPYFASGELSLAKFDYALAAEAFAGALKRAPDSPDAHLGLALAYQESDAERATAALTKSLELNPRHIDSLLFQADNLIDREGYQAAEDILAKVLEINPRHSRAWAYRAVLAHLAGDTTKEQTSRAEALSTWIANPEVDHLIGLKLSQKYRFAEGAAYQRRALEVAQNYQPANVQLCQDLLRLGKDEEGWKRAAAALEADPYNVVAYNLVSLNDVLSKYRILENAHFRLRMDGREADLYGDRALRLLTRARERLTKRYGVEIAGPVSVEVFPKQSDFAIRTFGLPGGSGFLGVCFGPVITINSPASRMARPANWEAVLWHEFCHSVTLGKTKNKMPRWLSEGISVYEERRENAAWGQSMTPEYRELILAGGATPVSQLSGAFLKPPSPMHLQFAYYESSMVVQYIADRFGENTIGKVLADLGDNVRINDALAKRTVPIDQLDANFDAWLKEQASKLGKPGTDWKRPEVALDAGSAEMAAWNKEHPNSFYGLLGEGRALLAEEKFAAAKTPLSKAIELYPTSGQAGGPYLLMAAVHRALKEPADERRMLEKHVALDADGIEPRLRLAELAEAAGDWPAVRVAAEQIIAINPLIPAPYRLLAKSANSIGDRRLAMESHRALLMLDPLGKAEHHYQLAKLLVEEKQLPAARNQIIRALEEAPRFREGHRLLLEIAAGMDREGAAPNTRPVPAQGATQPARSQ from the coding sequence GTGCTGGCGGTCCTTGCGACATTGGTCGCTACCGGGGAATGCGCTTCGGCCGAGAGTCTTGCAGAGGCGCGAAAACTCTACGAAACCGGCGATTACGCCGCCTGCCAGGACGCCGCGGCAAAAGGCGTGGAATCGAATCGCTGGTTCGAAGAGTGGTGGCTCCTCAAGATCCGAACCGAACTAACGACCGGAAAATACGCCGACGCACTGAAGACGTTTGAGGCGGCGCACCAGATCCACACGTTCAGTCTTCCGCTGAAGTGGATCGGCGTCGAAGTTCTTCGACGATCGGGCCGGGCCGATGAAGCGACAGGGCTGTTGCAGTCCATCCGCGAATTGGCCGAGGCAGCCCCCCGCCGACTCGAAGAGGTGTCTTCCCGCGTTGCCGCCGGGCGTGCGATGCTCGCAACGGGTGCCGATGCCCGGGTTGTGCTCGAAACCTACTACGATCGTGCGAAGAAGGATGACCCGACCTCCGCCGAGCCCTATTTCGCTTCGGGAGAGTTGTCGCTGGCCAAGTTCGACTATGCGCTGGCCGCCGAGGCTTTCGCCGGGGCGCTGAAGCGCGCCCCTGACAGTCCGGATGCACACCTTGGCCTGGCATTGGCGTACCAGGAGAGCGATGCCGAACGCGCGACGGCCGCCCTCACGAAATCGCTCGAGCTCAACCCCCGTCACATCGACAGCCTGCTTTTCCAGGCCGACAACCTGATCGACCGGGAAGGCTACCAAGCTGCCGAGGACATTCTCGCAAAGGTCCTTGAAATCAATCCGCGCCATTCCCGGGCGTGGGCATACCGCGCCGTTCTGGCTCATCTCGCCGGCGATACCACGAAGGAACAGACGTCCCGCGCCGAAGCTCTTTCCACGTGGATCGCCAACCCCGAAGTCGATCACCTCATTGGCCTGAAACTGTCGCAGAAGTACCGTTTCGCTGAAGGCGCTGCCTACCAGCGGCGGGCACTGGAGGTGGCACAGAACTACCAGCCGGCGAACGTGCAGCTCTGCCAGGATCTTCTGCGCCTGGGCAAGGACGAAGAGGGCTGGAAACGGGCAGCCGCCGCCCTTGAGGCCGATCCGTACAACGTCGTCGCGTACAACCTGGTCTCGTTGAACGACGTGCTGTCGAAGTATCGCATCCTTGAGAACGCGCACTTCAGGCTTCGAATGGATGGACGCGAAGCCGACCTCTACGGCGACCGTGCCCTGCGGCTTCTGACGCGGGCCAGAGAACGCCTGACAAAGCGCTACGGCGTAGAAATCGCCGGGCCGGTATCGGTCGAGGTCTTTCCCAAGCAAAGCGATTTCGCCATCCGCACCTTTGGTTTGCCGGGCGGATCTGGATTCCTGGGGGTCTGCTTCGGACCGGTGATCACCATCAACAGCCCTGCCTCGCGCATGGCGCGGCCGGCGAACTGGGAAGCGGTTCTATGGCACGAGTTCTGCCACTCCGTCACGCTGGGCAAAACCAAGAACAAGATGCCGCGATGGCTCAGCGAAGGCATCAGCGTGTACGAGGAACGCCGTGAGAACGCGGCGTGGGGACAGTCGATGACGCCGGAGTATCGCGAGCTGATTCTCGCCGGCGGAGCGACGCCGGTCAGTCAGCTCAGTGGAGCATTCCTGAAGCCGCCGTCGCCAATGCACCTGCAGTTTGCGTACTACGAGTCGTCCATGGTGGTGCAGTACATCGCCGACCGCTTCGGCGAGAACACCATTGGCAAAGTGCTCGCCGATCTGGGCGACAATGTCCGCATCAACGACGCGCTGGCGAAGCGTACCGTGCCGATCGATCAGCTCGATGCGAACTTTGACGCCTGGCTGAAGGAGCAGGCTTCAAAGCTGGGCAAGCCGGGCACGGACTGGAAGCGGCCGGAAGTCGCACTGGATGCCGGAAGTGCCGAGATGGCGGCGTGGAACAAGGAGCATCCCAATAGCTTCTATGGTCTGCTCGGCGAGGGACGGGCACTGCTGGCCGAGGAGAAGTTCGCCGCCGCCAAAACACCGCTTTCCAAGGCCATTGAGCTATACCCGACAAGCGGCCAGGCGGGCGGACCCTATTTGCTGATGGCGGCAGTTCATCGCGCCTTGAAGGAGCCCGCCGACGAACGCCGAATGCTCGAAAAGCATGTCGCGCTCGACGCCGACGGAATCGAACCTCGCCTCCGGCTGGCGGAGTTGGCCGAGGCGGCCGGAGACTGGCCAGCCGTCCGCGTCGCCGCCGAGCAAATCATTGCGATCAATCCGCTGATTCCGGCCCCCTACCGCCTGCTGGCGAAATCCGCCAATTCGATCGGCGATCGACGCCTGGCAATGGAGAGTCACCGAGCACTGCTGATGCTCGATCCTCTCGGCAAGGCCGAACACCATTACCAACTCGCGAAACTGCTCGTCGAGGAGAAGCAACTGCCGGCGGCGCGCAACCAGATCATCCGGGCACTGGAAGAGGCGCCTCGTTTCCGCGAAGGCCATCGACTGCTTCTTGAGATCGCCGCCGGGATGGATCGAGAAGGCGCGGCACCGAATACTCGGCCAGTTCCAGCCCAAGGAGCAACACAACCGGCGAGATCTCAGTAA